A genome region from Pieris brassicae chromosome W, ilPieBrab1.1, whole genome shotgun sequence includes the following:
- the LOC123718326 gene encoding uncharacterized protein LOC123718326 has translation MALPQSHATATQEIAAVTSVTSRIPDFWTDQPRVWFVRAESVLLPQKMGDDTKFNIVVSKLGKDVIQQITDILFSPPEQDKYGALKKKLLDIFEESETRQLQKLISEMDLGEQKPSQLLRRMKDLAREKLPDDSLRILWQTHLPQAVRAVLAVTETKNLDQLANVADKVAESIQPPQLAEVKTSGGLRQDQDNDVHAAIAELSHKFDQLLKSRTSSRPPYRGNSRGQRRRSQSRAPSDWVCFYHYRFKDRATKCVPPCAFKKGNP, from the coding sequence ATGGCATTGCCACAATCGCACGCGACGGCTACGCAAGAAATCGCAGCGGTGACGTCAGTCACCTCCCGGATTCCTGATTTCTGGACAGATCAGCCCCGTGTATGGTTTGTCAGGGCGGAATCCGTGCTGTTACCACAAAAGATGGGAGATGATACTAAATTCAACATCGTGGTGTCGAAATTGGGAAAGGATGTGATACAACAAATCACAGACATCCTTTTCTCACCTCCCGAACAAGACAAATATGGAGCTCTTAAGAAGAAGCTGCTGGACATTTTTGAGGAATCAGAAACGAGGCAGCTGCAGAAGCTCATCAGCGAGATGGACTTGGGAGAACAGAAACCGTCTCAGTTGTTACGCAGGATGAAGGACCTGGCTCGGGAGAAGCTTCCGGACGATTCTCTCCGTATTTTGTGGCAGACGCATTTACCGCAAGCAGTCCGTGCAGTTCTGGCAGTCACGGAAACCAAGAACCTGGATCAACTGGCCAACGTCGCAGACAAGGTAGCAGAATCCATCCAGCCACCTCAATTGGCGGAGGTCAAGACAAGTGGCGGTCTTCGGCAAGACCAGGACAACGACGTGCATGCGGCCATCGCGGAGCTGAGCCACAAGTTCGACCAGTTACTGAAGAGCCGTACATCATCTCGCCCGCCCTATAGAGGTAACAGCCGTGGGCAGCGACGGCGTTCGCAGTCCCGTGCGCCGAGTGATTGGGTATGTTTTTACCATTACCGTTTCAAAGACCGTGCTACCAAATGTGTGCCCCCTTGCGCTTTTAAGAAGGGAAACCCCTAG